A genome region from Ligilactobacillus cholophilus includes the following:
- a CDS encoding mechanosensitive ion channel family protein, with the protein MYNTFTILNLTIQQHANIAKKNIISNFINNIDWDKIISIIISKSITFILICITFALINSLGKKLIRKLILHTSKKQTQISDGRIRTIYTLVNNIFHYVMLFFLIYAILSLFGIPVGTLLAGAGIASVALGLGAQGFVTDVVTGFFILLEQQFVVGDNVKVSNIEGTVYAIGLRTTQILSADGTLNFVPNRNITIVLNMSRNPMRAVINIRIEPTTNIEKMTKIIEKVNKTLKNDDITSGPIIQGPVDIGKGELVFRVVIMVKNGSQAIIQREFLHAYLEALKDAGITVPTSPLELSMNQSEK; encoded by the coding sequence TTGTATAACACTTTTACAATTTTAAACTTAACCATTCAACAACATGCAAATATAGCTAAAAAAAATATTATTTCAAATTTTATTAATAATATTGATTGGGATAAAATAATTTCAATTATCATTAGTAAATCTATTACTTTTATTTTAATTTGTATAACATTTGCATTAATTAATTCTTTAGGAAAAAAACTTATTCGCAAATTAATTTTACATACTTCAAAAAAACAAACTCAAATTTCGGATGGACGCATTCGAACAATATATACACTAGTAAATAATATTTTCCATTACGTTATGCTCTTCTTCCTTATTTATGCAATTTTATCATTATTTGGCATTCCGGTAGGAACATTACTTGCTGGTGCCGGAATTGCAAGTGTTGCTTTAGGCCTTGGAGCTCAAGGATTTGTTACTGATGTAGTTACTGGATTTTTTATTTTACTTGAACAACAATTTGTTGTTGGAGATAATGTAAAAGTTTCTAATATAGAAGGAACTGTATATGCAATTGGTTTACGTACTACTCAAATTTTAAGTGCAGATGGAACCCTAAATTTTGTTCCAAATAGAAATATTACAATTGTTTTAAATATGTCCCGTAATCCTATGAGAGCTGTTATTAATATAAGAATAGAACCCACAACTAATATTGAAAAAATGACCAAGATTATTGAAAAAGTCAATAAAACTTTAAAAAATGACGATATTACATCTGGTCCTATTATTCAAGGACCTGTTGATATAGGAAAAGGAGAACTTGTTTTTAGAGTTGTAATCATGGTAAAAAATGGATCTCAAGCGATTATTCAAAGAGAGTTCCTTCATGCATATCTTGA
- a CDS encoding DUF948 domain-containing protein: MTFGQLAGIIAAIAFLILVVFLCRVLAKLVKTVSQLTSTLNSVTKDADNISDQVEKLLDKTNILMADINEKSQKVEPLFDTIADLSESVSDLNAASRNMAVKISESAKDSSKIKKASTLFSVGKHAFGAVNKAKAKKK; the protein is encoded by the coding sequence ATGACATTTGGACAATTAGCCGGTATTATTGCGGCAATTGCTTTTTTAATTTTAGTAGTGTTCTTGTGTCGGGTATTGGCAAAGTTAGTTAAAACAGTATCTCAATTAACAAGTACATTGAATTCTGTAACTAAAGATGCAGATAATATTTCTGACCAAGTCGAGAAACTTTTAGATAAGACTAATATTTTAATGGCTGATATAAATGAAAAATCACAAAAAGTAGAACCACTTTTTGATACAATTGCGGATTTAAGTGAGAGTGTTTCTGATTTAAATGCGGCAAGTAGAAATATGGCAGTAAAAATATCAGAATCGGCCAAAGATTCATCAAAGATAAAAAAAGCTTCAACTTTATTTAGTGTTGGGAAACATGCATTTGGTGCAGTAAATAAAGCAAAAGCAAAAAAGAAATAA
- a CDS encoding M24 family metallopeptidase, which translates to MSHLDEIQQWLVEKHLDIAYISDFRNIAYFTGFESDPIERVLALFIFPDHEPFIFAPALEVESVKKVGWKYPVYGYLDHENPYALIKEHIDKINKNPENWAIEKGNLTVERYESIKNQYPNAKFIGDLTPIIEKEKLIKTPDEIKKLEIAGQWADFAFETGFNALKKNLSEQDIVAEIQYALMKKGIMHMSFDTIIKSGKNAADPHGAPTKDLIQPHEMVLFDLGVVYDGYISDATRTVAFGEIDDKQKDIYKVCLEAQLAAQDAVKPGIPASKLDEIARNIIDKAGYGEYFIHRLGHGMGQSEHEFPSIMEGNDMELKPGMCFSIEPGIYIPGFAGVRIEDCVHVTENGCKPFTHTSKDLKIIPIK; encoded by the coding sequence TTGTCACATTTAGACGAAATCCAACAATGGTTAGTTGAAAAGCATCTTGATATTGCATATATTAGTGATTTTCGCAACATTGCCTATTTTACAGGATTCGAAAGCGATCCTATTGAACGTGTATTAGCATTATTCATTTTTCCTGATCATGAACCATTTATTTTTGCTCCCGCTTTGGAAGTTGAGTCAGTAAAGAAAGTCGGCTGGAAATATCCCGTATATGGTTATTTAGATCATGAAAACCCATATGCTTTAATTAAGGAGCACATTGATAAAATTAATAAAAATCCTGAAAATTGGGCTATTGAAAAAGGAAACTTAACAGTCGAACGTTATGAATCCATAAAAAATCAATATCCAAATGCAAAATTTATTGGTGATTTAACTCCAATAATTGAAAAAGAAAAATTGATTAAAACTCCAGATGAAATTAAAAAATTAGAAATCGCTGGTCAATGGGCTGATTTTGCATTTGAAACTGGATTTAATGCATTAAAGAAAAATTTAAGTGAACAAGATATTGTTGCTGAAATTCAATATGCATTAATGAAAAAAGGAATAATGCATATGAGTTTCGATACCATTATTAAAAGTGGAAAAAATGCCGCTGATCCTCATGGTGCCCCAACAAAAGATTTAATTCAACCTCATGAAATGGTTTTATTTGATTTAGGGGTTGTGTATGATGGTTATATTTCTGATGCGACTCGAACAGTTGCTTTTGGAGAAATCGATGACAAACAAAAAGACATTTATAAAGTATGTTTAGAAGCTCAATTGGCTGCTCAAGATGCTGTTAAACCTGGAATTCCAGCATCTAAATTAGATGAAATAGCACGAAATATAATTGATAAAGCCGGATATGGTGAATACTTTATTCATCGATTAGGTCATGGAATGGGACAAAGTGAACACGAATTTCCATCAATTATGGAAGGCAACGATATGGAATTAAAACCTGGTATGTGTTTCTCAATCGAACCTGGAATTTACATTCCTGGCTTTGCTGGAGTTAGAATTGAAGACTGTGTTCATGTTACTGAAAATGGATGCAAACCTTTCACTCACACTTCAAAAGATTTAAAAATTATTCCTATTAAATAA
- the ccpA gene encoding catabolite control protein A, producing MEKQSITIYDVAKKAGVSMATVSRVVNGNPNVKPDTRKKVMEVIDELDYRPNAVARGLASKKTTTVGVIIPDVTNVYFASLARGIDDVATMYKYNIILANSDGDKNKEIQVFNTLLAKQVDGIIYMGTHLTDVLRDQIKRSKTPVVLAGSVDHKDEIVSVHVNYIKAVKEAINTLIAHGNKKIAFISGPLEYPINSEYRLKGYKEALKENGIDYNSDLIFETNETYRVGETLWPALSSVNADAAFIADDELAAGVLNGAKDAGIKVPEDFEIITGNDSKLTEIVRPQLSSITQPLYDIGAVAMRCLTKMMNKEDSELQPTVELQYGFIKRGSTR from the coding sequence ATGGAAAAACAATCAATTACAATTTATGATGTTGCTAAAAAAGCAGGCGTATCAATGGCAACTGTTTCACGTGTAGTAAATGGTAATCCAAATGTTAAGCCTGACACACGTAAGAAAGTTATGGAAGTTATTGATGAGTTGGATTATCGTCCAAATGCAGTTGCTCGTGGATTAGCAAGTAAGAAAACCACAACAGTGGGTGTTATTATTCCAGATGTAACAAATGTATATTTTGCATCTCTTGCACGTGGAATTGATGATGTTGCTACAATGTATAAATATAATATTATTTTAGCTAATTCTGATGGTGATAAAAATAAAGAAATTCAAGTATTTAATACCTTATTAGCAAAACAAGTTGATGGGATAATTTATATGGGTACGCATTTAACAGATGTGCTTCGAGATCAAATTAAACGCTCTAAAACGCCGGTAGTTTTAGCCGGATCAGTGGATCATAAAGATGAAATTGTAAGTGTTCATGTAAATTACATTAAAGCGGTTAAAGAAGCAATAAATACGCTTATAGCACATGGAAATAAAAAAATTGCATTTATTTCAGGACCTTTAGAGTATCCAATTAATAGTGAATATCGACTAAAAGGATATAAGGAAGCTTTAAAAGAAAATGGAATTGATTATAATTCTGATTTAATTTTTGAGACAAATGAAACATATCGTGTAGGAGAAACTTTGTGGCCTGCTTTGTCATCAGTAAATGCAGATGCTGCTTTTATTGCAGATGATGAATTAGCAGCTGGCGTGTTAAATGGCGCAAAAGATGCAGGAATTAAAGTACCAGAAGATTTTGAAATAATAACTGGAAATGATTCTAAATTGACTGAGATTGTACGTCCACAATTATCATCAATTACACAACCTTTATATGATATTGGGGCCGTTGCAATGCGTTGCTTAACGAAAATGATGAATAAAGAAGATAGCGAATTGCAACCTACTGTTGAATTACAATATGGTTTTATTAAGAGAGGTTCAACTCGATAA
- a CDS encoding YebC/PmpR family DNA-binding transcriptional regulator produces MSGHSKWHNIQGRKNAQDAKRGKIFQKISREIYMAAKTGGPDPDGNPQLRLVMDKARAANMPKDNIKRAIDKATGAGGADYEEITYEGYGPAGVAVLVHALTDNRNRTASAVRGDFNRNGGNLGESGSVSFMFNRKGYIAIAREDLDVDEDTMELAAIEAGADDVQTSDEVFEIYTDPKDFESVRDELQKEYDLATAELTMVPTTTTEVPENKVEQLQRLIDKLEDEDDVSEVFTSAEFPED; encoded by the coding sequence ATGTCAGGACATTCAAAATGGCATAATATCCAAGGACGTAAAAACGCCCAGGATGCAAAACGTGGAAAAATTTTCCAAAAAATCTCACGAGAAATTTACATGGCTGCAAAAACTGGTGGTCCTGATCCAGATGGAAATCCACAATTACGGCTAGTTATGGATAAAGCTCGTGCAGCTAATATGCCAAAAGATAATATCAAACGTGCAATTGATAAAGCTACTGGTGCCGGTGGTGCCGATTATGAAGAAATTACTTATGAAGGTTATGGTCCAGCTGGTGTTGCAGTTTTAGTACATGCTTTAACTGATAACCGTAATCGTACAGCATCAGCTGTCCGTGGTGATTTTAACCGAAATGGTGGTAATTTAGGTGAATCTGGTTCAGTTAGTTTCATGTTTAATCGAAAAGGATACATTGCAATTGCGCGCGAAGATTTAGATGTTGACGAAGATACAATGGAATTAGCTGCAATCGAAGCTGGCGCAGATGACGTTCAAACTTCAGATGAAGTTTTTGAAATATATACAGATCCAAAGGACTTTGAAAGTGTTCGTGACGAATTACAAAAAGAATATGATTTAGCTACTGCTGAATTAACTATGGTTCCAACTACCACTACAGAAGTTCCTGAAAATAAAGTAGAACAACTTCAACGCTTAATTGATAAGTTGGAAGATGAAGATGACGTTTCTGAAGTATTCACATCAGCTGAATTTCCAGAAGATTAA
- the rbsK gene encoding ribokinase: MLNKVTVLGSLNVDTILQIPRLPQPGETLAMSDKRNAGGGKGANQAISAARSGAKTSFIGKIGDDENGRMMLSFLKDAGINTDQVTISGKGTGQAFILLQDSGENSIIIFGGANQEIKEKDIENARETIQKSDFIVTQFETPSDQAKNAFKIAKAANVVTVLNPAPAHKNVDPELLKNVDLITPNETEAEILTEIKVVDELTAHEAATRLQELGAKNVIITLGGHGAYYKTPTNEKLVKAFKVNAVDTTAAGDTFLGALVSRLNKDFSNLEESIIYASKASSLAVQKVGAIPSIPTEKQVLAALNEE, translated from the coding sequence ATTTTGAATAAAGTAACTGTTTTAGGTAGCTTAAACGTTGATACAATTTTACAAATTCCACGGTTGCCACAACCAGGTGAAACGTTAGCAATGTCTGATAAGAGAAATGCTGGTGGTGGTAAAGGAGCAAACCAAGCCATTTCTGCAGCACGCTCAGGTGCAAAGACATCTTTTATTGGAAAAATTGGAGATGACGAAAATGGCCGAATGATGCTTAGTTTTTTAAAGGATGCAGGAATAAATACTGATCAAGTAACAATTTCTGGTAAGGGTACTGGACAAGCTTTTATTTTATTACAAGATAGTGGTGAAAATAGTATCATTATTTTTGGTGGTGCAAATCAAGAAATTAAAGAAAAAGATATTGAAAATGCACGTGAAACGATTCAAAAATCAGATTTTATCGTTACACAGTTTGAAACACCATCAGATCAAGCAAAAAATGCATTTAAAATTGCAAAGGCAGCAAATGTAGTTACTGTATTAAATCCAGCTCCTGCACATAAAAATGTAGATCCAGAATTGTTAAAAAATGTTGACTTAATTACTCCAAATGAAACAGAAGCAGAAATTTTAACAGAAATAAAAGTTGTTGATGAATTAACAGCACATGAAGCTGCAACAAGGCTACAGGAATTAGGTGCTAAAAATGTTATTATTACATTAGGTGGGCATGGTGCATATTATAAAACACCAACAAACGAAAAATTAGTTAAAGCTTTTAAAGTTAATGCTGTAGATACTACTGCTGCGGGAGACACATTCTTAGGTGCTTTAGTAAGTCGTCTGAATAAAGATTTTAGCAATTTAGAAGAATCTATTATTTATGCAAGCAAAGCATCATCACTCGCAGTACAAAAAGTTGGTGCTATTCCATCAATCCCAACTGAAAAACAAGTTTTAGCTGCATTGAATGAAGAATAA
- the comGA gene encoding competence type IV pilus ATPase ComGA, whose translation MQIKNSALKILDAAISSKSSDIYFLPYKGGYEIKFFASGKYYLYIHLSFEEADKCINYFKFKANMNISEKRRPQLGAWRYAVDSKVVNCRFSSVGNFMSKESLVIRLIYQIDDLEKQRYFIPSQWEKIEKTCLKRGLILFSGPTGSGKTTSMYELIKKYSEKQILCIEDPVEIFQPNVLQLQVNEDAGITYEHLAKVALRHHPEILVIGEIRDCFTAKIVIQAALSGHLVLSTVHASDANGVVARLLNLGINEVDLSQTLKMVNYQRLISDTNNEIKVLFDQIDFDETTLEECLNQKNISKEWQSNLEKFKEESKISTETFQKYYWG comes from the coding sequence GTGCAAATAAAAAATAGTGCTTTAAAAATTTTAGATGCGGCAATTTCAAGTAAAAGTAGTGATATATACTTTTTACCGTATAAAGGAGGTTATGAAATAAAGTTTTTTGCTAGCGGTAAATATTATCTATATATTCACTTATCTTTTGAAGAAGCAGATAAATGCATAAATTATTTTAAATTTAAAGCTAATATGAACATTAGTGAAAAAAGACGTCCTCAGCTAGGAGCATGGCGTTATGCTGTGGATTCAAAAGTTGTTAATTGTCGCTTTTCTAGTGTAGGAAATTTTATGTCAAAAGAAAGTTTAGTTATTCGATTAATATATCAAATTGATGATTTAGAAAAGCAACGGTATTTCATTCCTTCACAATGGGAAAAAATTGAGAAAACTTGTTTAAAACGAGGACTAATACTTTTTAGCGGACCAACAGGTTCTGGAAAAACCACTTCAATGTATGAATTAATAAAAAAGTATTCAGAGAAACAAATTTTATGTATTGAAGATCCAGTAGAAATTTTTCAACCAAATGTACTTCAACTTCAGGTGAATGAAGATGCTGGGATAACTTATGAGCATCTTGCAAAAGTTGCTTTAAGACACCACCCAGAGATATTGGTTATTGGAGAAATAAGAGACTGCTTTACTGCAAAAATTGTAATTCAAGCTGCATTAAGCGGTCATTTAGTATTAAGTACAGTTCATGCATCAGATGCAAATGGAGTAGTAGCACGATTATTAAATTTAGGCATTAATGAAGTAGACCTGAGTCAAACTTTAAAAATGGTAAATTATCAAAGATTAATTTCCGATACAAATAATGAAATTAAGGTTTTATTTGATCAAATTGATTTCGATGAAACAACATTAGAAGAATGCTTAAATCAAAAAAATATCTCTAAGGAGTGGCAAAGTAATCTTGAAAAATTTAAAGAAGAAAGCAAAATCAGTACTGAAACATTTCAAAAATACTATTGGGGATAA
- the comGB gene encoding competence type IV pilus assembly protein ComGB yields the protein MKNLKKKAKSVLKHFKNTIGDNKWKIKYQAEFFETLADMLKSGFSLKQSISNLIILYPELSNDLEKIYLDLEMGNDFSQSIKPYLNENTYNQIFIAERHGQLKLSIMQLGKYMQQRLRQREKIIGTLTYPVILLLLLILMLIIFFYWLKPTISSFSIENQSNLNEKIYVVSFEYLLLAIFVLFSVYLIKIFIWWKKQSCINRHIWYSQLPLVGKIYCYFSFYYLSFNLALLFRSGLNLQEICFFLKTFKSSSLIYQLGEMLNSHLQNGEEIAIFIDKYPFIPAELNVFMKKGHTNYQLSEDLLIYSQTIYQRLLNKINNLINLIQPISFLIIAIIIISVYLSILLPIYSNLGGIYNEN from the coding sequence TTGAAAAATTTAAAGAAGAAAGCAAAATCAGTACTGAAACATTTCAAAAATACTATTGGGGATAACAAGTGGAAAATAAAATATCAAGCAGAATTTTTTGAAACGCTTGCGGATATGTTAAAAAGTGGATTTTCTTTAAAGCAGAGCATTAGCAATTTAATTATTTTATATCCTGAGCTAAGTAATGATTTAGAGAAAATATATTTGGATTTGGAAATGGGAAATGATTTTAGTCAAAGTATAAAGCCATATTTAAATGAAAATACATATAATCAAATATTTATTGCAGAACGACATGGACAACTAAAATTAAGCATAATGCAGTTGGGAAAATATATGCAACAACGATTAAGACAAAGAGAAAAGATAATAGGAACATTAACCTATCCTGTTATTTTGTTGCTTTTATTAATTTTAATGCTTATTATCTTTTTTTATTGGCTCAAACCTACAATTTCATCATTTAGTATTGAGAATCAATCAAATTTAAATGAGAAAATATATGTTGTTTCTTTTGAATATTTATTATTGGCTATTTTTGTATTATTTTCTGTATATTTAATTAAAATTTTTATTTGGTGGAAAAAGCAATCATGTATTAACCGACATATTTGGTATAGTCAATTGCCTTTAGTAGGAAAAATTTATTGTTATTTTTCATTTTATTATTTAAGTTTTAATTTAGCTTTATTATTTAGAAGTGGATTAAATTTGCAAGAAATTTGTTTCTTTTTGAAAACCTTTAAAAGTAGTTCATTGATATATCAACTTGGAGAAATGTTAAATAGTCATTTGCAAAATGGAGAAGAAATTGCAATTTTTATTGATAAGTATCCATTTATTCCTGCAGAATTAAATGTTTTTATGAAGAAAGGCCATACTAATTATCAATTAAGTGAGGATTTATTAATTTATTCACAAACGATATATCAAAGGTTGTTAAATAAAATTAATAATTTAATAAACCTAATTCAACCAATATCATTTTTGATTATTGCAATAATTATTATTTCAGTATATTTATCTATTTTGTTACCAATTTATTCAAACTTAGGAGGAATTTATAATGAAAACTAA
- a CDS encoding prepilin-type N-terminal cleavage/methylation domain-containing protein codes for MKTKIKGFTLIEMAIILFIISLLILIIVPNINHQRKNALKINNGAMKTELRAQSQLYLSEHPNIDAGRLTISTLVSDHYLTTDQAKKLNDEKITIQEVLNEK; via the coding sequence ATGAAAACTAAAATCAAAGGATTTACATTAATTGAAATGGCGATTATATTATTTATTATTAGTTTATTAATTTTAATTATTGTCCCAAATATTAATCATCAGCGAAAAAATGCTTTAAAAATAAATAATGGTGCAATGAAAACAGAATTAAGAGCTCAAAGTCAATTATATTTATCTGAACATCCTAATATTGATGCTGGAAGATTAACAATTTCAACTTTAGTAAGTGATCATTATTTAACTACTGATCAAGCAAAAAAATTAAATGATGAAAAAATTACAATTCAAGAAGTGCTAAATGAAAAATAA
- a CDS encoding prepilin-type N-terminal cleavage/methylation domain-containing protein yields MKNKGFTLFETIVVLLLTSLILIISICISKNTQKTLVEEQYMQNLTETMNTLLIEGKNKRQAVVFQFGRNEASCYIGGKYIHRPYPNSLTVYGYKYIWVSYKGMTKPQTIEIVEKNHRYSYRIIYELSFGGVFRVEKSN; encoded by the coding sequence ATGAAAAATAAAGGGTTTACGTTGTTTGAAACTATTGTTGTTTTATTACTTACAAGTTTAATTTTAATAATTAGTATTTGTATTTCTAAAAATACACAAAAGACGTTAGTTGAAGAACAATATATGCAAAATTTAACAGAAACAATGAACACACTTTTAATCGAAGGAAAAAATAAGCGTCAAGCGGTAGTTTTTCAATTTGGTCGAAATGAAGCTTCTTGTTATATTGGTGGAAAGTATATTCATCGACCATATCCAAATTCATTAACGGTATATGGTTATAAATATATATGGGTGTCATATAAAGGTATGACTAAACCTCAGACAATTGAAATTGTAGAAAAAAATCATCGCTATAGTTATCGAATAATTTATGAATTGAGTTTTGGAGGAGTTTTTCGTGTTGAAAAATCAAATTAA
- a CDS encoding prepilin-type N-terminal cleavage/methylation domain-containing protein — protein sequence MKYIKLRIKGFTILEVIIALMISSIGIGLIYMTLYPIHRNLINESGIKERIQWEKCISTIGSENNKFYFVKNKNHHFPIRLYNNIQHKTYEMHITAKKALILRSTDHEGFMPLILNCIGYRFSYNEPILNFEIELRNHHHYHQKIILFEKK from the coding sequence ATGAAATATATAAAATTAAGAATTAAAGGTTTTACAATACTTGAAGTTATAATTGCACTAATGATTTCATCGATTGGTATTGGATTAATTTATATGACTTTATATCCAATTCATCGTAATTTAATCAATGAATCAGGTATAAAAGAGCGAATACAGTGGGAAAAATGCATTTCAACAATTGGTTCTGAAAATAATAAGTTTTATTTTGTGAAGAATAAAAATCATCATTTTCCGATTAGATTATATAATAATATTCAACATAAAACCTATGAAATGCATATAACTGCTAAGAAGGCTTTAATTTTAAGAAGTACTGATCATGAAGGATTTATGCCACTTATTTTGAATTGTATTGGATATAGGTTTTCATACAATGAGCCAATATTAAATTTTGAAATAGAATTGAGGAATCATCATCATTACCATCAAAAAATTATTTTGTTTGAAAAAAAATAG
- a CDS encoding class I SAM-dependent methyltransferase: protein MKLKEIENNYQILSQIIEILENKLELSYFDALCEALSNILDEHFSQIDELDQITKDNLNKLYGDLDFKEFKSEDYRQLIQLLLLNSYKKEIVQTNHQMTPDSIGFLVAFLIEKLVNKENVHSILDIGVGTGNLLTTVVNNLNYSGYNNLNLFGIDNDDTLLEISDISLALQKHKEVQLYHQDAIESLMVPKVDIVVSDVPVGYYPIDENVETFKSKLENGHSYAHYLFIEQAMRQLKDGAWGFFIVPSDIFSNKESQRLINAIRENGYLQGMLNLPKEMFVSEKSRKSILFVQKKGKQARQAKQVLLGDFPSLKDKNEFEQFLNEINIWAKENII, encoded by the coding sequence TTGAAATTAAAAGAGATTGAAAATAATTATCAAATTTTGTCACAAATTATTGAAATTTTGGAAAATAAATTAGAATTAAGTTATTTTGATGCATTATGTGAAGCATTAAGTAATATTTTAGATGAACATTTTAGCCAAATAGATGAATTAGATCAGATAACGAAAGATAATTTAAATAAATTATATGGCGACTTAGATTTTAAGGAATTTAAAAGTGAAGACTATCGACAATTAATACAATTATTGTTATTAAATTCATATAAAAAAGAAATAGTTCAAACAAATCATCAAATGACACCAGATTCAATTGGTTTTTTAGTTGCATTTTTAATTGAAAAATTAGTAAATAAGGAAAATGTTCATTCTATTCTTGATATTGGGGTAGGAACTGGGAACTTATTAACAACAGTTGTTAATAATTTAAATTACTCTGGATATAATAATTTAAATTTATTTGGTATTGATAATGATGATACTCTATTAGAAATTTCAGATATTTCGCTCGCTTTGCAAAAACACAAGGAAGTACAGTTATATCACCAAGATGCGATTGAAAGTTTGATGGTTCCTAAAGTAGACATTGTTGTGAGTGATGTGCCAGTAGGTTATTATCCAATTGATGAAAATGTTGAAACTTTTAAATCGAAATTAGAAAATGGCCATTCATATGCACATTATTTATTTATTGAACAAGCAATGAGACAATTAAAGGATGGAGCTTGGGGATTTTTTATTGTTCCTAGTGATATTTTCAGTAATAAAGAATCACAAAGATTAATAAATGCTATCAGGGAAAATGGATACTTGCAGGGAATGCTTAATTTACCAAAAGAAATGTTTGTATCTGAGAAATCTAGAAAATCAATTTTATTTGTTCAAAAGAAAGGGAAACAAGCTAGACAAGCAAAGCAAGTACTATTAGGCGATTTTCCATCTTTGAAAGATAAAAATGAATTTGAACAATTCTTAAATGAAATTAATATTTGGGCAAAAGAAAATATCATATAG
- a CDS encoding YutD family protein: MNDKKREKLEEQLAKKAHAIEEYASKVIVRNETEVMIDDDLYELVENYHDGFQIEKVKERFSPVLTKFDYIVGDMGYDQLRLRGFYKNSRKVSATKKIDQLQDYLYEYCNFGCPYFILKNLNVHESFPVIQKRKTNKKYNRNTEKKNQPKKDNNKTTIKVVKSKNKRQGSRHFVIRKKKRKQRK, encoded by the coding sequence TTGAATGATAAGAAACGCGAGAAATTAGAAGAACAGTTGGCAAAAAAAGCACATGCAATTGAAGAATACGCAAGTAAAGTGATTGTGCGAAATGAAACAGAAGTAATGATTGATGATGATTTATATGAGTTAGTAGAAAATTATCATGATGGATTTCAAATTGAAAAAGTCAAGGAAAGATTTAGTCCGGTATTGACTAAATTTGATTATATTGTAGGGGATATGGGATATGATCAATTAAGATTGCGTGGATTTTATAAAAATAGTCGCAAAGTTTCAGCAACTAAAAAAATTGATCAATTGCAAGATTATTTATATGAATATTGCAATTTTGGATGTCCATATTTTATTTTAAAAAATTTAAATGTACATGAAAGTTTTCCAGTAATTCAAAAAAGAAAAACAAATAAAAAATATAATCGAAATACAGAAAAGAAAAATCAGCCTAAAAAAGATAATAATAAGACGACAATTAAGGTCGTTAAATCTAAAAATAAAAGACAGGGAAGTCGTCATTTTGTAATTCGAAAGAAAAAAAGAAAGCAGAGGAAGTAA